One part of the Salmo salar chromosome ssa28, Ssal_v3.1, whole genome shotgun sequence genome encodes these proteins:
- the LOC106589831 gene encoding serine protease HTRA2, mitochondrial isoform X4, which translates to MGSPFALRNTITSGIVSSVQRGSKELGLSKPNMDYIQTDAAIDFGNSGGPLINLDGEVIGINTMKVTAGISFAIPSDHVKHFLNQASDKKKSRLGVLDTKRRYIGVMMLTLTPSIIAELKLRDPSFPDVTYGIMIHRVIVGSPANRAGMKPGDIVLEINGTKVNTSEEIYNAVRTSDSITMVIRRGQDLLRLHMTPEFTE; encoded by the exons ATGGGCAGCCCATTTGCCCTGAGGAACACCATCACGTCAGGTATCGTCTCCTCAGTCCAGCGGGGCAGCAAGGAGCTGGGTCTGTCCAAACCCAACATGGACTATATCCAGACAGACGCTGCCATCGAT TTTGGGAATTCTGGAGGGCCTCTGATTAATCTGGATGGTGAGGTGATCGGCATCAACACCATGAAGGTGACGGCAGGGATCTCCTTCGCGATCCCCTCGGATCACGTCAAACACTTCCTGAACCAAGCCTCTGACAAGAAGA AGTCTCGGTTGGGGGTGTTGGACACCAAGCGGAGATACATTGGTGTCATGATGCTGACCCTGACTCCAAG TATCATTGCCGAGTTGAAGCTGAGGGATCCCTCCTTCCCTGATGTCACTTATGGGATCATGATCCACCGGGTCATCGTGGGCTCTCCAGCCAACAG GGCAGGTATGAAGCCAGGTGACATTGTGCTGGAGATCAACGGCACCAAGGTGAACACGTCAGAGGAGATTTACAATGCAGTGAGGACCAGCGACAGCATCACCATGGTGATCAGAAGGGGTCAGGACCTACTCAGACTACACATGACCCCAGAGTTCACAGAGTGA